Proteins found in one Thunnus maccoyii chromosome 5, fThuMac1.1, whole genome shotgun sequence genomic segment:
- the LOC121896770 gene encoding NLR family CARD domain-containing protein 3-like produces the protein MNHLEEEEDGAESLISSRLSMKSDWSKGDPLDFGNEPGPSDTKGQQHRQRAESLISSRLSMKSDWSKNEPPVFSNQPGPSDTKERKRRGVSVEEQLSCCSLCQDVLKDPVSTSCGHWFCRLCITSYWDQSASSGDSSCPQCGERSRTRPGLQTDSQTSTVQKSGLQEVLDEHKISLRRRCECVTEGTDETVSETLLNRIYTELYITEGQSEDVNTQHEVRQLEAASKMQTLHDSPIRCHDIFKVLPDQQKHIRVVLTNGVAGVGKTFSVQKFTLDWAEGSENQDVSLVILLSFRELNLIKDEQYSLLMLIHDFHPTLQKVTAEKLAVWKVLFIFDGLDESRLSLDFNNRKVVSDVTQKSSVNVLLTNLIEGRLLPSALVWITSRPAAANQIPPTYVDRVTEVRGFTYAQKEEYFRRRFGDEELSSRIISHIKTSRSLHIMCLIPVFCWITATVLEHMLTTDQRGELPKTLTDMYSHFLLVQTKRKKHKYDEGHETSPQELTEADRELLLKLGRLAFEHLEKGNVMFYQEDLKKCGLDVTEASVLSGVCTEIFKRESVIFQKTVYCFVHLSVQEFLAAVYMYHCYTSRNTKVLKDFLGKDYSYSSLDYFLMRAMKKSLRSENGHLDLFVRFLHGLSLESNQSLLGGLLGQTENSPEIIQRAINNLKRMNTEDISPDRSINIFHCLMEMNDHSVHQEIQEFLKSENRSEKKLSVIHCSGLAYMLQMSEEVLDELDLKKYNTSREGRWRLIPAVRNYRKARLVNCGLSETHYEVVASALKSNPSHLRELDLGRNSLSKSAVKHLSGGLESPNCRLETLRVRSCDLSEISCVSLVSALKSNPSHLRELNLGGNKNMQGSGLNLLCDFLESPHCRLETLILGWCNLSKISCDSLASALKSNPSSHLRELELTGNYLQSEDVKLLSDLQESPDCRLETLRWK, from the exons agagaggaagaggaggggtgtttctgtggaggagcagctatcctgctgttctttgtgtcaggACGTCCTGAAGGATCCAGTCTCTACCAGCTGTGGGCACTGGTTCTGCAGACTGTGCATCACCTCATACTGGGACcagtctgcttcatcaggagACTCCTCCTGTCCCCAGTGTGGAGAAAGATCCAGAACAAGACctggactgcagacagacagtcagaccagcactgtacaaa aAAGTGGTCTGCAGGAGGTTTTAGATGAACATAAGATCAgtctgaggaggagatgtgaatgcgtgactgaaggaactgatgaaACAGTAAGTGAAACCCTCCTCAACAggatctacactgagctctacatcacagagggacagagtgaaGACGTTAATACCCAACATGAGGTGAGGCAGCTTGAAGCAGCTTCCAAGATGCAGACCCTCCATGACAGTCCAATCAGGTGTCACGACATCTTTAAAGTCTTACCTGaccaacagaaacacatcagagtcGTTCTGACCAACGGCGTCGCTGGCgttggaaaaaccttctcagtgcagaagtttactctggactgggcagagggctcggaaaaccaagatgtcagtctggtgattctgctttcgttcagggagctgaacttgatcaaagatgagcagtacagtctcctcatgctgatccatgatttccatccaacattacagaaggtcacagcagagaagctcgCTGTCTggaaagttttgttcatctttgacggcctggatgaaagcagactttcactggatttcaacaacaggaaggtcgtgtctgatgtcacacagaagtcatcagtcaaCGTGCTGTTGACAAACCTCATCGAGGGGAGGCTGCTTCCCTCGGCTCTCGtctggataacttcccgacctgcagcagccaatcagatccctcccACATATgttgacagggtaacagaagtacgaggctTCACTTACgcccagaaggaggagtacttcaggaggagattcggtgatgaagagctgtccagcagaatcatctcacacatcaagacatccaggagcctccacatcatgtgtctcatcccagtcttctgctggatcactgctacagttctggagcacatgttgactacagaccagagaggagagctgcccaagaccctgactgacatgtactcacacttcctgctggttcagacaaagaggaagaagcacaagtATGATGAAGGACATGAGACGAGTCCACAGGAGCTGACGGAGGCTGACAGGGAacttcttctgaagctggggaggctggcgTTTGAACATCTGGAGAAAGGAAACGTTATGTTCTACCAAGAAGACCTGAAGAagtgtggtcttgatgtcacagaggcctcGGTGTTATCAGGAGTTTGTACAGAGATCttcaaaagagagagtgtgatcttccagaaaacagtctactgctttgttcatctgagcgttcaggagtttctggctgcagtctacatgtaccactgttacaccagCAGGAACACAAAGGTACTGAAGGACTTCCTGGGAAAAGACTACAGTTACTCATCTCTGGATTACTTCCTGATGAGAGCCATGAAGAAATCTCTCAGAAGTGAAAATGGCCACCTGGACCTGTTTGTtcgcttccttcatggcctctctctggagtccaaccagagtctcttaggaggcctgctgggtcagacagagaacagtccaGAAATCATCCAGAGAGCCATCAACAACCTGAAGAGGATGAACACTGAGGAtatctctcctgacagaagcatcaacatcttccactgtctgatggagatgaacgaccactcagtacatcaggagatccaagagttcctgaagtcagagaacagatcagagaagAAACTCTCTGTGATCCACTGCTCAGGtctggcctacatgctgcagatgtcagaggaggttctggatgagttggacctgaagaagtacaacacatcacGGGAGGGACGATGGAGactgatcccagctgtgaggaactaCAGAAAGGCTCG ACTTGTTAATTGTGGACTCTCAGAGACTCACTATGAAGTTGTGGcttcagctctgaagtccaacccctcccatctcagAGAGCTGGACCTGGGCCGGAACAGTCTGTCCAAATCAGCAGTGAAGCATCTGTCTggtggactggagagtccaaactgtagactggagactctgag agtGAGGAGCTGCgatttgtcagagatcagctgtgtttctctggtctcagctctgaagtccaacccctcccatctgagagagctgaatctgggaggaaacaaaaacatgcagggtTCAGGATTGAatctgctgtgtgattttctggagagtccacactgtagactggagactctgat attgggGTGGTGCAATTTGTCAAAGATCAGCTGTgattctctggcctcagctctgaagtccaacccctcatcccatctgagagagctggagctgacAGGAAACTACCTGCAGAGcgaagatgtgaagctgctgtctgatcttcaggagagtccagactgtagactggagactctgag atGGAAGTGA